From the genome of Anopheles moucheti chromosome 3, idAnoMoucSN_F20_07, whole genome shotgun sequence, one region includes:
- the LOC128304371 gene encoding chaoptin, which translates to MGPATVRSGADIVSILLLTVIHTGTMGWKLDNRNIMYTNQDISYECPINTMCRCASLPNETALLEINCNEVSLYKFPEFLHGTIKHIDMSRTFIHNVDDETFQGLRLESLKLVDNKIQDISEKSFNFMQHSLVSLDLSDNQLQGLPLDSLKNVHTLSRLVAQRNNIHHLDGNWGGLVDSLRSLHISGNSISEVSFYTHDEKRQNHTAPNSQASIINAKQFSQYPPVTVVGQQAAGNNGLQQQQQQQGVKPFAKLKKLVWLDISSNRIAHISPNTFPKSLVTIDLSKNILSQFPTAFLEHLHDLRVLSLKDNLLAKVDGNPETIGTARIRLEKLDLSLNLVEEIPSLLFNGSVRIKAINFDKNFIRHLEADTFQGLNIVHMVLAFNFIESIDDGAFASLENSLEYLDLERNRLTVVPSAIGRLNRLRYLYLTSNELTGIPVLPEALLPTTLKVLSLSGNNFTAIPVDGLSNCTELSYLNMGYNKIAEIEENAFMGWGANLQTLLLRNNKITSLNYGAFNGLDTIKEISLSFNDIHYVHPSVFENVSTSLKILELSFGIYREEYPGEALAVLTELMWLGLDNNNLKTLPNGALSTLGQLTYVNLAFNRIVAIPRWLFRSDVHRNLVEIDLSFNQLEDLPSATFDSLELIQIINLSSNKLRSIQKNALHDLPYLTYVDLSYNALQNVSEGAFSFLPSLLSVDLMHNELSTLSLKVFRQVSNATTPMRLNISNNAIEFLDGDVNSLLYVYSLDASHNQLQDTAVFRALAFSLRILYLNWNNFTTLGNHAFGDLQILEILNLAHNNISSLRRRSFAGLVNLQEFDLSHNRIESLQIEQFSPLKKLRLLRLNNNRLRTIPRDTFLNTRIEFLDLSNNQFVAWQATAFADIGFTLRSIQFDNNLLEFLDPYMFTSTQFLLELNLAGNLIKLIPDNSFANLNNLTVLDLSYNQLMPINFRELFINVPRLRVLNLRSTGIYRLPSLALPQLATLDVSNNNLQEIDTQEELFYLRELHIQENKINNITNLLRNLPPALRVLDISRNPIRKISFHDFSLSRRLEELLIEDIKIANPDIFIKLHNLKKLRISAQHNFSELVSKLRGLQELYVIIYDEHLGDGLFTSRMHSNTKLNVVEITGRRLVSISSNAFQGLARNHDLKLRIHNTMVNDLPPGVFYALKYIPRLSIDLSDNLLAALAPDSFYPNASSWDAVGTRSVIGGLDVSNNPLQCECGLVWLGHWLRRWLRETAQVNLIPKDEMKQMIRRAKRSTCTDPLTGKRLPFLEIFPEDLLCHASALSSLALKLRFRFMLICLNMLLIVLHKSRTLVL; encoded by the exons AGTTTCTACACGGGACGATAAAGCACATCGACATGTCACGCACCTTCATCCACAACGTGGACGACGAAACGTTTCAAGGGTTGCGGCTGGAGTCGCTCAAGCTGGTAGACAACAAAATACAGGACATTTCGGAAAAGAGCTTcaa CTTTATGCAGCATTCGCTAGTGTCGCTGGATCTGTCCGACAATCAGTTACAGGGACTACCGCTGGATTCACTGAAAAATGTCCACACGCTAAGCCGATTAGTAGCCCAGAG GAACAACATACACCATCTGGATGGTAACTGGGGTGGTTTGGTGGATTCGCTGCGCAGTCTGCACATATCGGGCAACTCCATTTCCGAGGTATCGTTCTACACGCACGATGAAAAGCGTCAGAACCACACGGCGCCCAACTCACAAGCCTCCATAATAAACGCGAAACAATTCTCACAGTATCCGCCGGTGACGGTGGTGGGGCAGCAAGCGGCGGGCAACAACGGgctccagcaacagcagcagcagcagggcgtTAAACCGTTCGCCAAGCTGAAAAAGCTCGTCTGGCTCGACATCAGCTCGAACCGTATCGCACACATCAGCCCAAACACGTTCCCCAAATCGTTGGTAACGATCGACCTTTCGAAGAACATTCTTTCCCAGTTTCCGACCGCCTTCCTCGAGCATCTGCACGATCTGCGCGTGCTCTCGCTCAAGGATAACCTGTTAGCGAAGGTTGACGGGAACCCCGAAACCATCGGAACGGCCCGTATCCGGCTGGAAAAGCTCGATCTCAGCCTGAACCTCGTCGAAGAAATACCTTCCCTGCTGTTTAATGGAAGCGTGCGCATCAAGGCAATTAATTTCGATAAAAACTTCATCCGCCACTTGGAGGCGGACACGTTCCAGGGGCTGAACATTGTGCACATGGTGCTGGCATTTAATTTCATCGAATCGATCGATGATGGTGCATTTGCATCGCTCGAAAACAGCCTGGAATATTTGGATCTGGAGCGAAATCGACTGACAGTCGTTCCGAGTGCTATTGGCCGATTGAACCGGTTACGCTATCTGTACTTGACATCGAACGAACTGACCGGCATACCCGTTCTGCCGGAAGCGTTGCTACCCACCACGCTGAAGGTATTATCGCTGAGTGGTAACAATTTTACCGCCATTCCAGTGGATGGTTTATCCAACTGTACCGAGCTTTCGTATCTGAACATGGGCTACAACAAGATTGCCGAGATCGAGGAAAACGCGTTCATGGGTTGGGGTGCGAATTTGCAAACATTGCTGTTGCGCAACAATAAGATCACCAGCCTAAACTACGGTGCATTCAACGGACTCGATACAATCAAGGAGATCAGTCTCAGCTTCAACGACATACACTACGTACATCCGAGCGTGTTCGAGAATGTGTCCACATCGCTTAAGATCCTGGAGCTTTCGTTTGGCATCTACCGGGAAGAATACCCCGGCGAGGCTCTCGCGGTGCTGACCGAGCTAATGTGGTTAGGGCTGGATAACAATAATCTCAAAACGCTACCGAATGGGGCACTGTCGACACTTGGGCAACTGACGTACGTTAATCTGGCATTCAATCGAATTGTTGCTATTCCTCGTTGGCTTTTCCGCTCGGATGTGCATCGGAACTTGGTGGAGATAGATTTATCGTTCAACCAGCTCGAAGACTTACCAAGCGCCACCTTCGACAGCTTGGAGTTGATACAAATTATCAACTTATCTTCGAACAAGCTGCGCAGTATTCAGAAGAACGCGTTGCATGATCTACCGTACCTTACCTACGTCGATCTGTCATACAATGCACTGCAAAATGTCAGTGAGGGAGCGTTTAGTTTCCTGCCCAGCTTGCTGAGTGTGGATCTCATGCACAATGAGCTCAGCACACTGTCGTTGAAAGTGTTTCGTCAAGTGTCAAACGCCACCACTCCGATGCGGCTGAACATCAGCAATAACGCTATCGAGTTTCTGGATGGCGATGTTAACTCACTGCTGTACGTGTACTCGCTAGATGCTAGCCACAATCAGCTGCAGGACACGGCCGTGTTTCGAGCGCTAGCATTTTCATTGCGCATACTCTACCTGAACTGGAACAACTTCACTACCCTTGGCAACCATGCGTTCGGAGACTTGCAGATACTGGAAATACTGAATCTGgcacacaacaacatcagcTCACTGCGAAGACGTAGCTTTGCCGGGTTGGTGAATCTCCAGGAGTTTGATCTTAGTCACAACCGGATAGAGAGCTTGCAGATCGAACAGTTTTCTCCGTTGAAAAAATTGCGACTCCTTCGGCTAAATAACAACCGGCTGCGTACCATTCCGCGCGATACGTTCCTTAACACGCGCATCGAGTTTTTGGACCTGTCCAACAACCAGTTCGTGGCCTGGCAGGCAACGGCTTTTGCTGACATTGGTTTTACGCTGCGCTCGATACAGTTCGACAACAATTTGCTGGAGTTTCTGGACCCGTACATGTTTACCAGCACGCAGTTCCTGCTCGAGCTAAACCTGGCCGGTAATTTGATCAAACTCATCCCGGACAATTCGTTCGCCAACTTGAACAATCTGACGGTACTGGATCTGAGCTACAATCAGCTAATGCCGATCAACTTTCGGGAGCTGTTCATCAATGTACCCAGGTTACGTGTCTTGAATCTGCGCTCCACCGGCATATACCGTCTTCCGTCCCTAGCGTTACCGCAGCTGGCCACTCTCGACGTAAGCAATAACAATCTCCAAGAGATCGACACACAGGAGGAGCTGTTCTATCTGCGCGAGCTGCACATACAGGAAAACAAGATCAACAACATCACGAACCTGTTGCGAAATCTTCCGCCGGCGCTGCGCGTGCTGGACATCTCGAGGAATCCGATCCGAAAGATTTCCTTTCACGATTTCTCACTCTCCCGCCGGCTAGAGGAGTTACTGATCGAGGACATTAAAATAGCCAATCCGGACATATTCATAAAGTTGCACAACTTGAAAAAGTTACGCATCAGTGCCCAGCACAACTTTAGCGAGTTGGTCTCGAAGCTAAGGGGCCTGCAGGAGCTGTATGTGATCATCTACGATGAGCACCTGGGCGATGGTCTCTTTACGTCGCGCATGCACTCGAACACGAAGCTCAACGTGGTTGAAATCACTGGCCGTCGGCTGGTGTCCATCTCCAGCAATGCCTTCCAAGGATTGGCCCGGAATCATGATCTCAAGTTGCGCATACACAACACCATGGTGAACGATCTGCCTCCGGGTGTGTTCTATGCGCTCAAGTACATCCCACGGTTGAGCATAGATTTGTCGGACAATCTGCTCGCTGCCCTGGCGCCCGACAGCTTTTATCCGAACGCCAGCTCGTGGGATGCGGTGGGGACACGGAGCGTCATCGGTGGGCTGGACGTGTCCAACAATCCGCTGCAGTGCGAGTGTGGCCTAGTTTGGCTAGGTCATTGGCTCCGGCGGTGGTTGCGAGAGACGGCGCAGGTCAATTTGATACCTAAAgacgaaatgaagcaaatGATTCGT CGAGCAAAAAGGAGCACCTGCACGGATCCGCTAACCGGCAAGCGACTACCGTTCCTTGAGATCTTCCCCGAGGATCTCCTGTGCCACGCTAGTGCCCTGAGTAGTTTAGCGTTAAAGTTACGCTTTCGGTTTATGTTAATATGTCTCAATATGCTGCTAATAGTGCTGCACAAGTCCCGAACGCTGGTACTGTAA